TTTTTCCATCTATGACAGAAGTTTTTTCACCTTTTATTGTTAAAGCAAGTGCTATGTTTTCATAAGCAGTTAATGTATCTAATAAATTAAAATCTTGGAAAATAAATCCCAATTCATTTTGTCTGAATTTATCCATATTTTTTGATTTTAATCTTGTAATATCTTTATTATTTATGATTATGCTACCTGTTGTAACTTTATCTATTGTTGAAATACAGTTAAGAAGAGTAGTTTTACCACTTCCGCTAGGACCCATTATTCCAACAAATTCTCCTTCATCAACCTTAAAACTTATATTATCTATGGCTTTTGTAACATTATCTTTATTTCCATAATATTTTTCTATTTTTTCAACACTTAATATATTTTTCATGATAAATAATTCTCCTCATTTAATATAATTTATGATTATATTATAAACATTTTTGTCATTTTTAAATATGGATGTATATTTCATTAACATTACGATTTTGTAATATAGAAAAAATATTTTTAGATTAGCTAACATTACATAAAAGTAGATATACTCCTTTTTAATGCTATAAAAGATTATAAGATTTAATATTTCCTTCAAAAACTTTAATATATCATAAACTACTCTCTTACTATACTTATATCAAGAAGAGAAAATCTCCTAATAGATAAGCGAAGGTGAAAGGATGTGTATTTATGGATTCTGAATTACAAACCCTTATAGCTTCTGTAGGATTTCCTATTGCCCTTAGTATGTATTTACTTGTAAGGATTGAAGGAAAACTTCAGACTTTATCTGATAGTATTAATGAATTATCTAAAAACATAATTGGTATGAAATAGCTAACTATTTTTACTTTATAGCATCTTGAATATATGATAATGCAATTGTCATTGCATCAATTATTTTTTTTAAACGTGTGTATGTTCC
The Romboutsia ilealis genome window above contains:
- a CDS encoding YvrJ family protein — translated: MDSELQTLIASVGFPIALSMYLLVRIEGKLQTLSDSINELSKNIIGMK